ACGCGAGTTTGCTGGTCACCGCTTCGTTGAGGTCGATGCCCAAAACAGTGCTTAGGCGCACCAGGTACATCAGTACGTCAGCCAATTCGTCCTTCACTGCTTGAGCGGTTTCTGGGCGTTTGGCTGCATCCAAGGCATCGGCTTCGCTCATCCATTGGAAGATTTCGCAGAGCTCTCCGGTTTCACCGGTGAGGGCCAGGAGCAGGTTCTTGGGGGAGTGGAACTGCTGCCAGTCGCGGTCGTCGGCAAAGCGCTGTAGCGCGGTTGCTAAGCGGGTGATGTCGAGTAATGGGGGGGAGTCAACAGCGGTGCTCACAAT
This portion of the Pseudomonas sp. MRSN 12121 genome encodes:
- a CDS encoding nucleotide pyrophosphohydrolase, with product MSTAVDSPPLLDITRLATALQRFADDRDWQQFHSPKNLLLALTGETGELCEIFQWMSEADALDAAKRPETAQAVKDELADVLMYLVRLSTVLGIDLNEAVTSKLALNGQKYPVDKAKSTSKKYDQL